DNA sequence from the Pseudomonas fluorescens Q2-87 genome:
GAGCAAGGTGCTCTTGCCCGAACCGGAGGTACCGACAATCGCCACGCGCTCGCCCGGATGCAGCTCCAGTTGCAGGCCCGACAACACCACCACCGACTCCGGGCCTTCCTCGTAGGATTTACCCAGGTTGCGGCAGCTCAAGATTGCTTTTTCACTCATGCCCGACTCACTCATAACGTAACGCCTCCGCAGGCTGGGTGCGCGCGGCACGCCAGGCTGGATACAGGGTGGCGAGGAAACTCAGGACCAACGCGGCGCCGCAGACCATCAACACATCATCTGCCTGCAATTGCGACGGCAGGTAGTCGATGAAATACACGTCGGCGTTGAGAAACTTGTGCCCGATCAGGCCTTCGAGGGCGGCAATCGCGGCGCTGACATTCAGCGCGGCGAACATCCCGACCAGCGCACCGACGAACGTGCCGATGACGCCGATGACCGTGCCCTGGACCATGAAGATCCGCATGATCTGCCCCGGCGTGGCGCCGAGGGTGCGCAGGATGGCGATGTCGCCCTTCTTGTCGTTCACCACCATCACCAGGGTAGAGATGATGTTGAACGCCGCCACGGCGACGATCAGCAACAGCAGCAGGCCGATCATGGCTTTTTCCATGCGGATCGCCTGGTACAGGTTGCCGTGGGTGCGGGTCCAGTCCCGAGCGTAGTAGCGGTCTTCGCCAAGTTGCTGGGCGATGGTCCAGGCGGCGCGCGGCGCCTGGAACAAGTCATCGAACTTCAACCGCAGGCCTTGGACCTGGTCCGGCTTCCAGCGATGCAGGCGCGCCAGGTCCTGGAGGTTGGTGACGCCCAGGTAACCATCCAGCTCGCCGGCGCCGACATGGAAAATGCCAACTACGGTAAAACGTTTCATGCGCGGGAACATGCCCCCCGGAGTCACTGTGACTTCCGGGGCGACGAAGGTCAGCTTGTCGCCGATGGCCACGCCAAGCTTGGCTGCGGCCTTGTCACCGATGACGATCCCGAAACTGCCCGGCGCCAGGTCGTCGAGTTTGCCCTGTTGCATGAAGTTATCGATGATCGACACCTGCCGTTCCAGCGCAGGGTCGATGCCATTGAGCAAGACCTTGGACACCTTGCCGTCATTGGTCAGCAGCCCCTGCATCTGGGTGAACGGCGCAACGGCCAGCACCTGAGGGTTCTGCTTGACCTTGGCGGCCAGGCTCGGCCAGTCGCTGATGGCTTCGCCGGATTCGAGGGTCGCGTGGGGCACCATGCCCAGCACGCGGGTGCGCATTTCATGATCGAAGCCGTTCATGACCGAGAGCACGACGATCATCACGACCACGCCAAGGGCCAGTCCGATGATGGAAGTCAGGGAAATGAACGATACAAAATGATTGCGGCGCTTTGCACGGGTATAACGCGTGCCGATAAATACGAAGAGAGGTCTGAACATGTCGGGGCTTGTTCGGAGGGAAAAGGAACGTCCTTGTGGCGGGGGTCACAAACCAGCTTTACACTCAGACCACCGCCGCTACCATGGGTTCGCCATGTCGACATTAGATGAAGAAGATCGCCGCGAATACTACCGTATCGAGGACACGATCGCACTGGAAATTCGGCCCCTCTCAATTCCTGAAGCCGCCGGCCAGGAAGTGTTGCAGGATCCTTCTCCACTGTTCAATCTGCTCAGTGAACTGCACCTGAGCGAATTCGAGTCACAACACCTGCTGCGCCAGATCAGCGAGCGCGAACGCAGCATCGCCGCCTATCTCAAGGCCATGAACAAACGCCTCGACCTGCTCAGCCAGGTCATTGCCCTGACCGTGCTCGGGGAAATCGGCGAACCGCAACCGGTGATCATTTCCGAAGGCGGCATCGACTTCCAATACCCCACGCCAATTGCCGTCGGCACGCATCTGTCGATCAAGCTCGTGCTGATGCCGCAAGCCCTTGGCCTGCTGCTGCGAGCGCGCGTCACCCATTGCGACCCCAAGGGTGGCGGCTACGACGTGGGCACCGAGTTCGAACATCCGACCGATGCCCAGCGCCAGCTGCTGGCCCGCTACATCCTGCAAAAACAGGCGCAAGAACGGCGCCTGGCCCGGGAACTGAACGAATCAGGTATCAATAAGGAACAACCGTGACCCTCATTTATGGCCACCGCGGCGCCAAGGGCGAAGCGCCGGAAAATACCCTGACCGGTTTTCAGGAGTGTCTCAAGCACGGCGTGCGCCGTTGCGAGCTGGACCTGCATCTTTCGATGGACGGCGAGTTGATGGTGATCCATGACCCGACCCTCAAGCGCACCACGGATCGCCGGGGCAAGGTGGTGGAGCATTCCGCCGCCGAGCTGGTGACCTACGATGCGCGCAAGGGGGGCCCGGGCTGGATCAAGCCGTGCCCGATCCCACGCCTGGAGGAGCTGTTCGAGAAGTGCGATTTCGAGCACTGGCAACTGGAGGTCAAGAGCGCCTCACGCACCCGCGCCGCCGCCACCGTCCTGGGAATTCGTGAGATGGCCCAGCGATTCGGGCTGCTGGACAAGATCACCATCACTTCAAGCTCACGGGAAGTGCTTAAGGCGGCCCTGGACCTGACCCCGGACATTTCCCGCGGCCTGGTGGCCGAATACGCCTGGCTCGACCCGCTGAAGGTCGCCCAGAGTTATGGCTGTGAGATTTTGGCGCTGAACTGGACGCTGTGCACACCCGAGCGCCTGATCAAGGCCCAGCGCCAGGGGCTGCACGTGTCGGTGTGGACGGTCAACGAACCCGCGCTGATGCGCAGGCTCGCCGACTTCGGCGTTGACAGCCTGATTACAGACTTTCCCGGTTTGGCCACTGCCACGCTTGAGAAAGGCTGAAATCGGTCTCCCCGGCCGGCTCAGGCCACCGGCCGGAGCCGCTCAAAAAAGCCGGTTGAGCCCGTCATAGGCCGCTACCCGATAGGCTTCGGCCATGGTCGGGTAGTTGAACGTGGTGTTGACGAAGTATTTCAGCGTGTTCAGCTCGCCCGGCTGGTTCATGATCGCCTGGCCGATGTGCACGATCTCCGAGGCCTGGTAGCCGAAACAGTGCACGCCTAGCACTTCCAGCGTTTCGCGGTGGAACAGGATCTTCAGCATGCCTTGCGGCTCGCCGGCGATCTGCGCTCGCGCCATGCTCTTGAAGAACGCCTTGCCCACTTCATAGGGCACCTTGGCCTGGGTCAGTTCCTGCTCGTTCTTGCCGATGGAGCTGATTTCCGGAAT
Encoded proteins:
- a CDS encoding lipoprotein-releasing ABC transporter permease subunit gives rise to the protein MFRPLFVFIGTRYTRAKRRNHFVSFISLTSIIGLALGVVVMIVVLSVMNGFDHEMRTRVLGMVPHATLESGEAISDWPSLAAKVKQNPQVLAVAPFTQMQGLLTNDGKVSKVLLNGIDPALERQVSIIDNFMQQGKLDDLAPGSFGIVIGDKAAAKLGVAIGDKLTFVAPEVTVTPGGMFPRMKRFTVVGIFHVGAGELDGYLGVTNLQDLARLHRWKPDQVQGLRLKFDDLFQAPRAAWTIAQQLGEDRYYARDWTRTHGNLYQAIRMEKAMIGLLLLLIVAVAAFNIISTLVMVVNDKKGDIAILRTLGATPGQIMRIFMVQGTVIGVIGTFVGALVGMFAALNVSAAIAALEGLIGHKFLNADVYFIDYLPSQLQADDVLMVCGAALVLSFLATLYPAWRAARTQPAEALRYE
- a CDS encoding PilZ domain-containing protein; this translates as MSTLDEEDRREYYRIEDTIALEIRPLSIPEAAGQEVLQDPSPLFNLLSELHLSEFESQHLLRQISERERSIAAYLKAMNKRLDLLSQVIALTVLGEIGEPQPVIISEGGIDFQYPTPIAVGTHLSIKLVLMPQALGLLLRARVTHCDPKGGGYDVGTEFEHPTDAQRQLLARYILQKQAQERRLARELNESGINKEQP
- a CDS encoding glycerophosphodiester phosphodiesterase is translated as MTLIYGHRGAKGEAPENTLTGFQECLKHGVRRCELDLHLSMDGELMVIHDPTLKRTTDRRGKVVEHSAAELVTYDARKGGPGWIKPCPIPRLEELFEKCDFEHWQLEVKSASRTRAAATVLGIREMAQRFGLLDKITITSSSREVLKAALDLTPDISRGLVAEYAWLDPLKVAQSYGCEILALNWTLCTPERLIKAQRQGLHVSVWTVNEPALMRRLADFGVDSLITDFPGLATATLEKG